In one window of Oceanispirochaeta sp. M1 DNA:
- a CDS encoding sodium ion-translocating decarboxylase subunit beta: MTFGQTIVASFRELWLTTGIFGFLQEGGWGNIVMIIVGFTLLYLAIKKEFEPLLLVPIGMGAILSNIPFAEIAAHTILQGEFTEHAMLIHGVAGGFIGMFYDIGVTSGLFPLLIFMGVGAMTDFGPLLANPKTLLLGASAQFGIFVALLGAVALGQYVPGITFNLFDAASIGIIGGADGPTAIYVASRLSPSLLGAIAVAAYSYMALVPIIQPPIMRALTTKEERQIKMEQLRHVTKTEKIIFPLSVLGACILLLPSATPLLGALMFGNLAKECGVTDRLSDTMQNALMNIVTIMLGLAVGSKMQAAQFLNLNTLGILAIGLIAFCIGTSSGVLLAKLMNKVSKGHPINPLIGAAGVSAVPMAARVANKVGLEENPNNYLLMHAMGPNVAGVIGSAVAAGVLLALVPVLG; encoded by the coding sequence ATGACATTCGGACAGACAATAGTGGCTTCCTTTCGGGAGCTTTGGCTGACCACAGGTATCTTCGGCTTTTTGCAGGAAGGTGGCTGGGGTAATATAGTCATGATTATTGTAGGGTTTACCCTCCTTTATCTGGCTATAAAAAAAGAATTCGAACCACTTCTTCTCGTTCCTATCGGAATGGGTGCAATATTGAGTAATATTCCCTTTGCGGAAATTGCTGCTCATACAATACTGCAGGGTGAGTTCACTGAACATGCAATGCTTATTCATGGAGTAGCCGGTGGTTTCATCGGTATGTTCTATGATATAGGTGTAACGAGCGGTCTTTTCCCTCTTCTCATTTTTATGGGAGTCGGGGCAATGACTGACTTTGGTCCCCTTCTGGCAAACCCGAAAACACTGTTATTGGGTGCATCTGCTCAGTTCGGTATTTTCGTTGCACTTCTTGGTGCGGTGGCTCTGGGACAATATGTGCCCGGAATCACTTTCAACCTATTTGATGCGGCTTCTATCGGAATCATCGGAGGAGCGGATGGACCGACTGCAATTTATGTAGCGTCCAGACTTTCTCCGAGTCTACTGGGGGCCATTGCCGTAGCGGCTTATTCTTATATGGCACTGGTTCCAATCATACAGCCACCCATAATGAGAGCTCTGACAACAAAAGAAGAGCGTCAGATCAAGATGGAACAGCTCAGACACGTAACCAAGACTGAAAAGATTATTTTCCCCTTGAGTGTACTGGGAGCCTGTATCCTTCTGCTGCCATCGGCAACTCCTCTTCTGGGAGCTCTGATGTTTGGTAACCTTGCAAAAGAGTGTGGTGTTACCGACAGACTTTCTGACACAATGCAAAACGCCCTGATGAACATCGTAACGATCATGCTTGGTCTTGCAGTCGGTTCTAAAATGCAGGCTGCACAGTTCCTGAACCTGAATACCCTGGGTATTCTGGCTATCGGACTCATTGCCTTCTGTATCGGAACATCATCGGGTGTACTTCTGGCCAAACTGATGAACAAAGTGTCAAAGGGTCACCCCATCAACCCCCTTATCGGTGCCGCCGGTGTCTCTGCCGTACCTATGGCTGCCCGTGTAGCCAATAAGGTTGGACTGGAAGAGAACCCCAACAACTACCTGCTCATGCACGCCATGGGTCCTAACGTTGCCGGGGTAATCGGATCTGCAGTAGCAGCCGGTGTCCTTCTGGCTCTGGTACCAGTTCTGGGTTAA
- a CDS encoding biotin/lipoyl-containing protein, translating to MSKKRVNFMCTAFRDGFQSVYGARVLTKDFLPAVEAASKAGIKHFEAGGGARFQAPFFYGNESAFDMMDEFRKAAGPDADLQTLARGVNVVGLSSQSRDIINLHAKMFKKHGITTIRNFDALNDVNNLIYSGQCIHEAGLRHEVVVTMMALPPGVTGAHDKDFYVGVLKGILEAGIPYDSVCFKDASGTATPKIVGETIAAARKLLGPDMNIAFHSHETAGVSIQQYVTAIEAGATQVDLSLSPVSGGTCQPDLMTMWHALRGTDYDLGIDPYEIMKVEETFEKCMEDYFLPPEATMVNPIIPFSPLPGGALTANTQMLRDNGLMDKFPEITKAMGEVVMKGGYGTSVTPVSQFYFQQAFNNVMFGPWKKIADGYGKMVLGYFGKTPVEPDAEIKKICQEQMGLEPTTELVVDINDRNESLGIEAAKKLLTDNGIKDLSDENIFIAAACQDKGIMFLKGEAKVNIRKDAKKAAASGATSTEGYTVTVNGKAYGVKLDGDKAVVNGASYDISIADGIDEAAAAASAAPAGGPAQAVNAPMPGLVLRIPVAVGDSVSEGDEVIVLEAMKMETPVSSPVSGTVKAISVSQGDQVTAGQSLIEIG from the coding sequence ATGAGTAAAAAGCGCGTAAATTTTATGTGTACAGCTTTCCGTGACGGTTTTCAGTCCGTATACGGAGCCCGTGTATTAACAAAAGACTTCCTGCCAGCTGTTGAAGCAGCATCAAAAGCAGGGATCAAACATTTCGAAGCCGGTGGTGGAGCCAGATTCCAGGCCCCCTTCTTCTACGGCAACGAATCAGCATTCGACATGATGGATGAGTTTAGAAAGGCTGCCGGACCCGATGCAGACCTTCAGACTCTTGCCAGAGGTGTCAACGTTGTAGGTCTGAGTTCTCAGTCCAGAGACATCATCAACCTCCATGCCAAAATGTTCAAAAAACACGGTATCACAACGATTAGAAACTTTGATGCCCTTAATGACGTAAACAATCTGATCTATTCCGGTCAATGTATTCATGAAGCAGGCCTGAGACACGAAGTAGTTGTCACAATGATGGCTCTTCCCCCAGGAGTAACAGGTGCTCATGACAAAGACTTCTATGTTGGTGTTCTGAAAGGAATCCTCGAAGCCGGAATCCCCTACGATTCAGTATGTTTCAAGGATGCTTCAGGTACAGCAACTCCCAAGATCGTCGGTGAGACAATTGCAGCTGCAAGAAAACTCCTCGGTCCCGATATGAATATTGCTTTCCATTCACACGAAACTGCAGGTGTATCAATCCAGCAGTATGTAACCGCAATTGAAGCCGGTGCTACACAGGTTGACCTTTCATTGTCTCCTGTATCAGGTGGAACCTGTCAGCCCGACCTTATGACAATGTGGCATGCTCTCCGCGGAACTGATTACGATCTGGGAATTGATCCCTACGAAATCATGAAAGTAGAAGAAACTTTCGAAAAATGTATGGAAGACTACTTCCTACCCCCCGAAGCTACAATGGTTAACCCCATTATCCCCTTCAGCCCCCTCCCCGGCGGAGCTCTGACAGCAAACACACAGATGCTTAGAGACAACGGACTGATGGATAAATTCCCGGAAATTACAAAAGCCATGGGCGAAGTTGTAATGAAAGGTGGATACGGAACTTCGGTTACTCCCGTATCCCAGTTCTACTTCCAGCAGGCATTCAACAATGTAATGTTCGGTCCCTGGAAAAAGATCGCCGACGGTTACGGTAAAATGGTACTCGGTTACTTTGGAAAGACTCCAGTAGAACCCGATGCAGAAATCAAGAAAATCTGTCAGGAACAGATGGGACTCGAGCCCACAACTGAACTGGTAGTTGATATCAACGATAGAAACGAAAGCCTCGGTATTGAAGCTGCCAAAAAGCTCCTTACCGACAACGGAATTAAAGACTTATCCGATGAGAACATCTTCATCGCAGCGGCCTGTCAGGATAAGGGAATCATGTTCCTTAAGGGCGAAGCCAAGGTCAATATCAGAAAAGATGCCAAGAAGGCTGCCGCTTCAGGTGCTACTTCTACCGAAGGCTACACCGTTACAGTTAACGGTAAGGCTTACGGCGTAAAACTTGACGGTGACAAGGCTGTTGTAAACGGCGCAAGTTATGACATCTCCATTGCAGACGGTATTGATGAGGCTGCAGCTGCTGCTTCAGCCGCACCTGCAGGCGGACCCGCACAGGCTGTTAACGCTCCCATGCCCGGTCTTGTTCTCAGAATTCCCGTTGCAGTAGGTGACAGTGTCTCTGAAGGTGATGAAGTAATTGTTCTGGAAGCTATGAAGATGGAAACTCCTGTTTCTTCTCCTGTTTCCGGTACAGTAAAAGCCATTTCCGTATCTCAGGGAGATCAGGTTACTGCCGGACAGTCCCTGATCGAAATCGGCTAA
- a CDS encoding OadG family protein, with the protein MVNGLIVTIVGMSVVFLFLTLLVVTTTFMSKIVLKFFPEQEKPAAPAVRRSSADAEIAVAIAAVKAHTQS; encoded by the coding sequence ATGGTAAATGGTCTAATTGTAACCATTGTCGGCATGTCCGTGGTGTTTCTGTTTCTAACTCTTTTGGTCGTGACAACAACTTTCATGTCCAAAATAGTTCTGAAGTTTTTCCCTGAGCAGGAAAAACCGGCTGCTCCCGCCGTCAGAAGATCATCCGCAGACGCAGAAATTGCTGTGGCAATTGCTGCTGTGAAAGCTCACACACAATCCTAA
- a CDS encoding adenylate/guanylate cyclase domain-containing protein, giving the protein MNKKYIYMGIPILLSILFSLLLTTESFQSTEYSVYDLLLHIKPEVTEDKDLLLVNIDDLSITNINMYPISRDIFADGLMLMKELGAAYAVLDIEFIDKSPAGLNNQYLEEQIPQHFNNVFSDISQQQQNFIQALQMKQIPLEEAGDFQAQLDDYSYQMQQELLDNVNKIARDNDEYLGKAISFFGNVICTVNMMKSEDNTTPLELKELAKEKVSLNKYFKTPFEGFTKAQEIKPAINQVLSNSLAAGSPRVNIDPDGVRRRIDLIYDYKGTYYPQLGFASLLQSMDVQEMERTPVSLILKGALLDGENRQDLEIPLDRSGKMIINWPAKNYPDSFRHISFFFLYRHDRLNSDLAYNMRLLVDNLNFLYQNGLLDSLLFDEIVDIFNLYNYIEMLKADHMDGIKDIDLEEYKFLREQYFSDMENYLSGDSESYIIDNLDYYLDFPDLPEDLYSNLLQLKEFIPTVFEASRTLVRDIQDIRVTLKKDLEGSISIIGYSGTSTTDIGVNPFEEEYMNMGLYAAVTNTILSGQFLDESPLWVAMMVTLIMSLLTAFIVSRMNHPAWGMASGIAVLVLTEAALILIFIFTGIYTPLLTPGITILLSFIGIVSMNLILSSKEKGFIRSAFAQYLSDDVINDLLDDPSKLALGGEERHMTAMFTDVKGFSSISEKLTPQNLVALLNDYLTEMSNLVMEEKGTIDKYEGDAIIAFFGAPQPFQDHATRTCRAAVRMKKAEKILNERMIAAERTPGPLLTRIGINTGDMVVGNMGTVQKMDYTMMGNAVNLSARLEGVNKQYGTWILISDSTYRETGDQFTVRMLDRVRVVGINEPVRLYELVDEAHLTPENILEGLNYFHKAMELFEAQNWSEANEMFKKTRQVIPEDAPSEIYMKRCLKFSKDPPPKDWDGVFNLTQK; this is encoded by the coding sequence ATGAACAAAAAGTATATCTATATGGGGATACCGATACTGCTGTCCATCCTCTTTTCCCTGCTTCTTACAACAGAATCTTTTCAAAGCACAGAATACTCAGTTTATGACTTGCTCCTTCATATAAAACCTGAAGTAACGGAAGATAAGGATCTCCTATTGGTCAACATAGATGACCTGAGTATAACCAATATCAATATGTACCCCATCAGCCGGGATATCTTTGCCGACGGCCTGATGCTGATGAAAGAACTGGGTGCAGCCTATGCGGTATTGGATATTGAGTTTATAGACAAGAGTCCCGCAGGATTGAACAATCAGTATCTTGAAGAGCAGATCCCTCAGCATTTCAACAATGTTTTCAGCGATATTTCGCAGCAACAGCAGAATTTCATACAGGCTCTTCAAATGAAACAGATTCCTCTGGAAGAGGCAGGTGATTTCCAGGCACAGCTGGATGACTACTCTTACCAGATGCAGCAGGAACTTCTCGATAATGTAAATAAGATTGCCCGGGATAATGATGAGTATCTTGGAAAGGCCATCTCCTTCTTCGGAAATGTTATATGTACAGTCAACATGATGAAGAGTGAAGATAATACGACTCCTCTGGAACTGAAAGAGCTGGCAAAGGAAAAAGTATCTCTCAATAAATATTTTAAGACCCCTTTTGAGGGCTTTACCAAGGCACAGGAGATAAAGCCAGCCATCAATCAGGTTCTTTCAAACTCACTCGCCGCCGGCTCCCCCAGAGTCAACATTGACCCTGATGGTGTAAGACGGCGTATTGATCTTATCTACGATTACAAAGGGACCTACTATCCGCAGCTTGGATTTGCCTCTCTTCTCCAGTCAATGGATGTACAGGAGATGGAGAGAACTCCTGTCTCCCTGATTCTAAAGGGTGCTCTTCTGGATGGTGAAAACAGACAGGACCTTGAGATTCCTCTGGACAGAAGCGGTAAAATGATAATCAACTGGCCGGCTAAAAATTATCCCGATAGTTTCAGACATATCAGTTTTTTCTTTTTATACCGACATGACCGACTCAATTCAGATCTTGCATACAATATGCGACTTCTTGTTGATAACCTGAACTTCCTCTATCAGAACGGATTGCTGGATAGTTTGTTGTTTGACGAGATAGTAGATATCTTTAATCTCTATAATTACATTGAAATGCTAAAAGCGGACCATATGGACGGGATTAAAGATATCGATTTAGAAGAATATAAATTTTTAAGGGAACAATATTTTTCAGACATGGAAAACTATTTATCAGGGGATTCAGAAAGTTATATTATAGACAACCTTGATTACTACCTGGATTTCCCAGACTTGCCGGAAGACCTGTATTCCAACCTGCTACAGCTGAAAGAATTCATCCCCACCGTCTTTGAAGCTTCCCGTACGCTTGTCAGGGACATTCAGGATATACGTGTTACATTAAAAAAAGATCTGGAAGGCTCCATCTCCATCATCGGATATTCCGGAACATCCACGACTGATATCGGGGTTAACCCCTTCGAAGAAGAGTATATGAACATGGGGCTCTATGCGGCTGTAACCAATACAATTCTCTCTGGTCAGTTCCTGGACGAATCACCCCTCTGGGTAGCCATGATGGTCACATTGATTATGTCCCTGCTCACTGCCTTTATTGTCTCCCGAATGAACCACCCAGCCTGGGGAATGGCATCAGGTATAGCCGTGCTGGTTCTGACAGAAGCAGCTCTGATCCTGATATTTATTTTCACAGGAATATACACTCCCCTCCTGACTCCGGGAATCACAATACTGTTATCATTTATAGGCATAGTCAGTATGAATCTGATCCTCTCATCCAAAGAGAAAGGATTTATCCGCAGTGCCTTTGCCCAGTATCTGTCTGATGATGTAATCAATGACCTGTTGGATGATCCTTCCAAGCTTGCCCTGGGTGGAGAAGAACGGCATATGACTGCCATGTTCACAGATGTAAAGGGATTCTCCTCAATATCTGAAAAACTGACACCCCAGAATCTGGTTGCCCTGCTCAATGACTATCTGACTGAGATGAGTAACCTGGTAATGGAAGAAAAAGGAACCATCGACAAATATGAGGGAGATGCAATCATCGCCTTCTTCGGAGCACCACAGCCCTTCCAGGATCATGCGACTCGAACCTGCCGGGCTGCCGTTCGCATGAAGAAAGCCGAGAAGATTCTCAATGAAAGAATGATTGCCGCAGAACGAACTCCCGGCCCCCTTCTTACAAGAATTGGAATCAATACAGGAGATATGGTTGTCGGAAATATGGGTACAGTTCAGAAGATGGACTACACCATGATGGGTAATGCGGTTAACCTTTCAGCAAGGCTTGAGGGTGTAAATAAACAGTACGGTACCTGGATACTTATCAGTGACAGCACCTACAGAGAAACAGGTGATCAGTTCACCGTAAGGATGCTGGACAGAGTAAGGGTTGTTGGAATAAACGAACCTGTCCGCCTATATGAACTGGTGGATGAAGCCCATCTCACTCCTGAAAATATTCTGGAGGGACTGAATTATTTCCATAAAGCAATGGAACTCTTTGAAGCACAGAACTGGTCTGAGGCCAACGAAATGTTTAAAAAAACAAGACAGGTGATTCCCGAGGATGCTCCATCCGAGATATATATGAAACGCTGTCTGAAATTCAGTAAGGACCCTCCCCCGAAAGACTGGGATGGAGTGTTCAACCTGACACAGAAATAA
- a CDS encoding alginate export family protein: MMKRITVLTALLFCLAAGVWAADIDWGGKIENISQGSNIESEEFTQGNKAGMWLRSAFSPEFNLFGKAGYIYRYEKEEHQHIPDISDLYLYGRGNLGDGNVLSYTVGRFRFSDSTTRVMKSTADGGEVFFRNKILPVKAGIGYTGLVFNLTSEVVMSPADKLESDDQFLLAPPRILGFAEISSPILAGGNTLKLAVIAQMDLRQEDNSYLEDSQTGKLHTQYVQLSADGSIIPDLFYTLSGVLQTGQYLIPSYGTDAAADYSYLGGMASMTLDYYVEPRFNTTISLDALYSSGDSWSDRADFNFLNPPDGGGSSLHRYVPISNTTKGYVYSPELGNLIFGDLSISIMPIEKVQLLLSSITFMRAVDGPIFDDYISEDSGNSLYLGEEIDFTVNFRPWSDLGLSLTSGIFIPNKDIQTEKDISYRIGGYLSVSF, translated from the coding sequence ATGATGAAAAGAATAACTGTCTTGACAGCGCTTCTCTTCTGTCTTGCCGCCGGAGTCTGGGCAGCTGATATTGACTGGGGAGGAAAAATTGAAAATATCTCCCAGGGCTCCAATATTGAGAGTGAAGAATTTACCCAGGGTAATAAAGCCGGCATGTGGCTGCGTTCAGCATTCAGTCCTGAGTTCAACCTCTTCGGGAAAGCCGGTTACATATACCGCTATGAAAAGGAAGAGCACCAGCATATTCCTGATATCTCAGATTTATACCTGTATGGAAGAGGCAATTTAGGTGACGGAAATGTGCTCAGCTATACTGTTGGACGTTTCCGTTTCAGTGACAGTACTACCCGTGTGATGAAATCTACTGCAGACGGAGGAGAGGTCTTTTTCCGGAATAAAATACTCCCCGTAAAGGCGGGTATCGGTTATACAGGATTGGTCTTCAATCTGACATCTGAAGTCGTAATGTCACCTGCGGACAAACTGGAATCGGATGACCAGTTTCTTCTTGCACCTCCCCGTATTCTGGGATTTGCAGAAATCAGTTCTCCCATCCTTGCCGGAGGGAATACTCTGAAATTGGCTGTTATTGCCCAGATGGATCTGCGTCAGGAAGATAACAGTTACCTCGAAGACAGCCAGACCGGGAAACTTCATACTCAATATGTACAGCTCTCTGCAGACGGATCAATTATTCCTGATCTGTTTTATACCCTCTCGGGGGTGTTGCAGACAGGTCAGTATCTTATCCCCAGCTATGGCACAGATGCGGCAGCTGACTACTCCTATCTGGGCGGAATGGCTTCCATGACCCTGGATTACTATGTTGAGCCCCGGTTCAATACGACCATCAGCCTGGATGCCCTGTATTCATCAGGTGACAGCTGGAGTGACAGAGCTGATTTCAACTTTTTAAATCCACCTGATGGCGGCGGCAGCAGTCTGCATCGCTATGTTCCCATATCGAATACCACCAAGGGTTATGTTTATTCTCCTGAACTGGGCAACCTGATCTTCGGAGATCTGAGTATTTCCATTATGCCCATAGAAAAGGTTCAGCTTCTGCTTTCCTCTATAACCTTTATGAGGGCGGTGGATGGACCGATTTTTGATGATTACATATCAGAAGATTCCGGTAATTCACTCTATCTTGGGGAAGAGATCGATTTTACAGTTAATTTCCGCCCCTGGTCTGACCTGGGTCTCTCTTTGACTTCCGGTATTTTTATTCCCAATAAGGATATTCAGACTGAGAAGGATATTTCATACCGTATCGGCGGTTATTTATCTGTGAGCTTCTGA